The proteins below come from a single Triticum aestivum cultivar Chinese Spring chromosome 5D, IWGSC CS RefSeq v2.1, whole genome shotgun sequence genomic window:
- the LOC123121300 gene encoding inactive ubiquitin carboxyl-terminal hydrolase 54 isoform X2 — translation MHFQGTAPDRLLNIIVAFITNGEVVHGSGLKSDDDDKSCLLNVIIQSLWHLRGFRDDLLKTSSHHKHVGDPGAVSCVVCVLCHIFTELSKVSKGEGEAVAPTSLRMALSISFPAEKLIRMGQMNDASEVLEAILRRMHDSFTYRADYLAESHERNCSGSWDCANDECIAHDMFGADVHERMICYNCGLESRQQKYTSFLHYINACSLNYAMRICPGNSFDDILKAVMMDVHRTCDPDVGGCGKSNHMSHTLSSSPYVFTVGLLLRPALYLRLLVIGFKCSVCARKRKCNPCFFSSKLQIDLLFFCRKVLA, via the exons ATGCACTTCCAAGGGACTGCGCCTGATCGTCTACTCAATATAA TTGTAGCATTTATTACAAATGGGGAAGTAGTTCATGGGTCTGGTCTTAAAAGTGATGATGACGACAAGAGTTGTCTCTTGAATGTGATTATCCAG TCATTATGGCATTTAAGGGGATTCCGAGATGATCTGCTCAAAACATCGTCACACCATAAACATGTTGGAGATCCTGGTGCTGTTTCTTGTGTTGTATGTGTGTTATGTCATATTTTTACCGAGTTGAGCAAAGTATCtaagggggaaggagaggctgTTGCACCTACTTCTTTGAGGATGGCTTTGAGCATCTCATTCCCCGCTGAGAAGTTAATTCGGATG GGACAAATGAATGATGCATCTGAGGTATTGGAGGCAATCTTAAGACGCATGCATGATTCATTCACATATCGTGCTGACTACCTTGCTGAATCTCACGAGCGCAATTGTAGTGGCTCATGGGACTGTGCAAACGATGAATGCATCGCACACGATATGTTCGGTGCAGACGTCCATGAAAGGATGATCTGCTACAATTGCGGGTTGGAGTCTAGACAACAAAAATATACATCATTTCTCCATTATATCAATGCTTGTTCACTTAATTATGCAATG AGGATCTGTCCAGGCAATTCATTTGATGATATTTTGAAGGCTGTGATGATGGATGTCCACAGAACTTGTGATCCTGATGTGGGTGGCTGTGGAAAATCAAATCATATGAGCCACACTCTCTCTAGTTCCCCTTATGTTTTCACAGTTG GCTTGCTTCTACGGCCAGCGCTATATCTGAG GTTGTTGGTGATTGGATTCAAGTGCTCAGTATGTGCGAGGAAAAGGAAATGCAACCCCTGCTTCTTTTCTTCGAAGCTGCAAATTGATTTACTGTTCTTCTGCCGAAAAGTTTTGGCTTAA
- the LOC123121300 gene encoding inactive ubiquitin carboxyl-terminal hydrolase 54 isoform X1, whose protein sequence is MHFQGTAPDRLLNIIVAFITNGEVVHGSGLKSDDDDKSCLLNVIIQSLWHLRGFRDDLLKTSSHHKHVGDPGAVSCVVCVLCHIFTELSKVSKGEGEAVAPTSLRMALSISFPAEKLIRMGQMNDASEVLEAILRRMHDSFTYRADYLAESHERNCSGSWDCANDECIAHDMFGADVHERMICYNCGLESRQQKYTSFLHYINACSLNYAMRICPGNSFDDILKAVMMDVHRTCDPDVGGCGKSNHMSHTLSSSPYVFTVALGWQTGNGSVRDMLPHILAALGTEIDISVIYRGTSRPSKHSLVSMACFYGQRYI, encoded by the exons ATGCACTTCCAAGGGACTGCGCCTGATCGTCTACTCAATATAA TTGTAGCATTTATTACAAATGGGGAAGTAGTTCATGGGTCTGGTCTTAAAAGTGATGATGACGACAAGAGTTGTCTCTTGAATGTGATTATCCAG TCATTATGGCATTTAAGGGGATTCCGAGATGATCTGCTCAAAACATCGTCACACCATAAACATGTTGGAGATCCTGGTGCTGTTTCTTGTGTTGTATGTGTGTTATGTCATATTTTTACCGAGTTGAGCAAAGTATCtaagggggaaggagaggctgTTGCACCTACTTCTTTGAGGATGGCTTTGAGCATCTCATTCCCCGCTGAGAAGTTAATTCGGATG GGACAAATGAATGATGCATCTGAGGTATTGGAGGCAATCTTAAGACGCATGCATGATTCATTCACATATCGTGCTGACTACCTTGCTGAATCTCACGAGCGCAATTGTAGTGGCTCATGGGACTGTGCAAACGATGAATGCATCGCACACGATATGTTCGGTGCAGACGTCCATGAAAGGATGATCTGCTACAATTGCGGGTTGGAGTCTAGACAACAAAAATATACATCATTTCTCCATTATATCAATGCTTGTTCACTTAATTATGCAATG AGGATCTGTCCAGGCAATTCATTTGATGATATTTTGAAGGCTGTGATGATGGATGTCCACAGAACTTGTGATCCTGATGTGGGTGGCTGTGGAAAATCAAATCATATGAGCCACACTCTCTCTAGTTCCCCTTATGTTTTCACAGTTG CTTTGGGATGGCAGACTGGAAATGGGAGTGTGAGGGACATGCTACCTCATATTTTGGCTGCCCTTGGGACTGAGATAGACATCAGCGTTATCTACCGCGGTACAAGTCGACCGAGCAAACATTCCCTGGTGTCAATG GCTTGCTTCTACGGCCAGCGCTATATCTGA